Proteins co-encoded in one Nothobranchius furzeri strain GRZ-AD chromosome 4, NfurGRZ-RIMD1, whole genome shotgun sequence genomic window:
- the LOC107374083 gene encoding outer dynein arm-docking complex subunit 2 produces the protein MASFLGDLSVTSSDDDEVSEWFVDIQEETADDRMLKRFVMILKAGDPTATELMLVQLTDLDWTNKRSQKLFLDTGGLQVLVNLLNLDEENCLIGSLRLLGKLCHSIHMCQAIVDLGGLRYMVENLDSGVHLIQVLAAETISKVLQFNRAREMFWKYGGIDKLVKLLKCFCSTEENPMKDVELDHNVIALLWNLSKSLKTKKAICEAGIIPLLGHLVRSPHENIRIAVMKLLQEFASEEICKSAIQTKDLMRNIIKNLQTNNEELQLCCATSIFKFVDNKETCDLVRKIQGLQALVSLLGKAENKKLLTAVTGAIWKCSASTKNVAFFQKCNTLETLVALLNAPQSDYVLFHITKALIEFVQTPENRAAVLQPEILKLIMDLPLESYEVDWALSANVAKLLGACAIDEESVATMEQFNVIHRMCVHLKFSDEDLQASSAWTLSSFLKNIKGSAGKIRNRVRFLLLIADLLKSSNNCSNIEVQASICCLVSELIKDEYNLGGLSHLGLVSSLAKLTDTNDDKVRRYVAKAIGLSCHFEQNIAAFGEAGVTVPLVNFLKESKDTSVHHYSAMALSELCGEQDNIIDMHKAGALKPLIECMKSDDEDLQMFAADCAEKIRLLVQKAEKIRKAMK, from the exons GCAGGTGACCCGACAGCCACTGAGCTCATGTTGGTTCAACTAACGGACTTGGACTGGACAAATAAGAGATCCCAAAAGCTCTTTCTGGACACCGGTGGTCTACAGGTCCTTGTTAACCTGTTGAATTTAGATGAAGAGAATTGTCTG ATCGGGTCTCTGAGACTGCTGGGAAAGCTCTGTCACAGCATCCATATGTGCCAGGCCATCGTGGACCTGGGCGGCCTTCGTTACATGGTGGAGAATCTTGACTCAGGAGTGCATCTGATCCAAGTTCTAGCTGCTGAGACTATCAGTAAGGTGTTGCAGTTCAACAGGGCCAGAGAAATGTTCTGGAAATATGGTGGCATTGACAAACTG GTGAAGCTGCTGAAATGCTTCTGCAGTACAGAAGAAAACCCAATGAAGGACGTGGAGTTGGACCACAACGTTATTGCACTGCTGTGGAATTTGAGCAAGAGCCTCAAGACCAAGAAGGCTATTTGTGAAGCAGGTATCATCCCTCTGCTTGGACACCTGGTCAGGTCTCCACATGAGAACATACGAATTGCCGTTATGAAACTCCTGCAGGAATTTGCCTCAGAG GAAATCTGCAAGTCTGCCATCCAGACCAAAGATTTGATGAGGAATATTATCAAAAACCTGCAGACCAACAATGAAGAGCTACAACTTTGTTGTGCCACTTCAATCTTTAAG TTTGTAGATAACAAGGAAACCTGTGACCTGGTGCGCAAGATCCAAGGCCTGCAGGCACTGGTTTCCCTGCTCGGTAAAGCAGAGAACAAGAAGCTCCTGACTGCCGTCACTGGAGCTATTTGGAAGTGCTCAGCCAGCACAAAGAACGTGGCTTT CTTTCAGAAGTGCAACACTCTGGAGACTCTGGTGGCTCTTCTGAATGCTCCTCAGTCAGACTACGTCCTGTTTCATATCACCAAAGCTCTGATAGAATTTGTTCAAACACCAGAGAATCGGGCCGCTGTCCTCCAACCTGAGATCTTAAAGCTGATAATGGATCTGCCCCTGGAAAGTTATGAG GTTGACTGGGCGCTGTCTGCGAACGTTGCCAAGCTGTTGGGAGCCTGTGCCATAGATGAGGAGAGCGTGGC AACCATGGAGCAGTTTAATGTAATCCACCGGATGTGCGTACATCTGAAATTCTCTGATGAAGACCTTCAGGCTAGTTCTGCTTGGACTCTTTCTTCATTTCTCAAGAACATAAAG GGTTCAGCGGGAAAAATAAGAAACCGTGTACGTTTCTTACTGTTGATTGCTGACTTATTGAAGTCCAGCAACAACTGCAGCAACATTGAGGTGCAGGCGAGCATTTGCTGTCTGGTCTCTGAACTCATCAAAGACGAGTACAACCTGGGAGGTCTCTCTCACCTGGGACTTGTTTCATCCCTGGCAAAGCTGACTGACACG AATGATGACAAGGTTCGACGCTACGTCGCCAAAGCAATCGGACTCTCCTGTCATTTTGAGCAAAATATTGCAGCCTTCGGTGAGGCTGGAGTCACCGTCCCGTTGGTGAATTTCTTAAAGGAGTCGAAGGACACTTCGGTCCATCACTATTCTGCCATGGCCCTGTCAGAGTTGTGCGGAGAGCAAGACAACATCATCGACATGCACAAGGCGGGAGCACTCAAG CCACTCATCGAATGCATGAAGTCTGATGATGAGGACCTTCAGATGTTCGCTGCTGATTGTGCAGAAAAAATTCGGCTTCTTGTACAGAAAGCCGAAAAGATTCGCAAGGCCATGAAGTAA